The proteins below come from a single Pleuronectes platessa chromosome 1, fPlePla1.1, whole genome shotgun sequence genomic window:
- the LOC128438265 gene encoding high choriolytic enzyme 1-like isoform X1: MTPSVSLLLLLLFGLSQAHPLQEEGIEEDVPEDTMDITTEILTSNNAIDETPWEEIEEEVPEGTMDITTSILTSNNATDEILLEGDLVAPRTRNAMKCWSQSCLWKKASNGQVVVPFTLSREFSSMERQKIDRAMKAFARKTCIRFVPRQNQYDYISIENRGGCFSSLGRVGGRQVLSLSRGGCIQNGIIQHEINHALGFNHEQTRSDRDGYVRINWENINQGMAYNFYKKDTNNLNTPYDYSSIMHYGRTAFSIQRGRDSITPIPNSNVRIGQRQGMSYWDIMRINRLYRC; the protein is encoded by the coding sequence ATGACTCCCAGTGTCAGCCTGCTACTGCTGCTCCTGTTCGGCCTCTCACAGGCTCATCCTCTCCAGGAGGAGGGAATTGAAGAAGATGTTCCCGAGGACACTATGGACATCACCACCGAGATTCTGACCTCAAACAACGCCATAGATGAGACACCATGGGAGGAAATTGAAGAAGAAGTTCCTGAGGGCACCatggacatcaccaccagtattCTGACCTCAAACAACGCCACAGATGAGATTCTGCTGGAAGGAGACCTGGTTGCTCCAAGAACCAGGAACGCCATGAAGTGCTGGTCCCAGAGCTGCCTGTGGAAGAAAGCCTCCAACGGTCAGGTGGTGGTCCCCTTCACCCTGAGCAGAGAGTTCAGCAGCATGGAGAGGCAGAAGATCGACCGTGCCATGAAGGCCTTCGCCAGAAAGACCTGCATCCGCTTCGTCCCCCGTCAGAACCAGTACGACTACATCAGCATCGAGAACAGAGGGGGATGTTTCTCCTCTCTGGGCAGAGTGGGAGGCAGACAGGTGCTCTCTCTCAGCAGGGGGGGCTGTATCCAAAACGGAATCATCCAGCACGAGATCAACCATGCTCTGGGCTTCAACCACGAGCAGACCAGGAGCGACCGCGACGGATACGTCAGGATCAACTGGGAGAACATCAACCAGGGGATGGCCTACAACTTCTACAAGAAGGACACCAACAACCTGAACACTCCCTATGACTACTCCTCCATCATGCACTACGGAAGAACAGCCTTCTCCATCCAGCGGGGGAGGGACAGCATCACCCCCATCCCCAACTCCAACGTCCGGATCGGCCAGAGGCAGGGCATGTCCTACTGGGACATCATGAGGATCAACAGGCTCTATAGATGCTAA
- the LOC128438265 gene encoding high choriolytic enzyme 1-like isoform X2 — MTPSVSLLLLLLFGLSQAHPLQEEGIEEDGTMDITTSILTSNNATDEILLEGDLVAPRTRNAMKCWSQSCLWKKASNGQVVVPFTLSREFSSMERQKIDRAMKAFARKTCIRFVPRQNQYDYISIENRGGCFSSLGRVGGRQVLSLSRGGCIQNGIIQHEINHALGFNHEQTRSDRDGYVRINWENINQGMAYNFYKKDTNNLNTPYDYSSIMHYGRTAFSIQRGRDSITPIPNSNVRIGQRQGMSYWDIMRINRLYRC; from the exons ATGACTCCCAGTGTCAGCCTGCTACTGCTGCTCCTGTTCGGCCTCTCACAGGCTCATCCTCTCCAGGAGGAGGGAATTGAAGAAGAT GGCACCatggacatcaccaccagtattCTGACCTCAAACAACGCCACAGATGAGATTCTGCTGGAAGGAGACCTGGTTGCTCCAAGAACCAGGAACGCCATGAAGTGCTGGTCCCAGAGCTGCCTGTGGAAGAAAGCCTCCAACGGTCAGGTGGTGGTCCCCTTCACCCTGAGCAGAGAGTTCAGCAGCATGGAGAGGCAGAAGATCGACCGTGCCATGAAGGCCTTCGCCAGAAAGACCTGCATCCGCTTCGTCCCCCGTCAGAACCAGTACGACTACATCAGCATCGAGAACAGAGGGGGATGTTTCTCCTCTCTGGGCAGAGTGGGAGGCAGACAGGTGCTCTCTCTCAGCAGGGGGGGCTGTATCCAAAACGGAATCATCCAGCACGAGATCAACCATGCTCTGGGCTTCAACCACGAGCAGACCAGGAGCGACCGCGACGGATACGTCAGGATCAACTGGGAGAACATCAACCAGGGGATGGCCTACAACTTCTACAAGAAGGACACCAACAACCTGAACACTCCCTATGACTACTCCTCCATCATGCACTACGGAAGAACAGCCTTCTCCATCCAGCGGGGGAGGGACAGCATCACCCCCATCCCCAACTCCAACGTCCGGATCGGCCAGAGGCAGGGCATGTCCTACTGGGACATCATGAGGATCAACAGGCTCTATAGATGCTAA
- the LOC128439080 gene encoding paraneoplastic antigen Ma2 homolog → MTIVPEEVEISAVEATLETIKSFGRVRVRGRNFSARLNQRMVLCESKETVNEESVPPEVKPDDGGEAWPVIIIGKAQAAAEEFNNKLKGLLQAEGKTMEDLQSLFPSTPPPTNSTESILRAVGDLLDKTTKPADGGSYGRLRMFSGALPTLPGEEPFDHWLEQAWLMVEETECSDREKRRRIIGSLKGHALEIVKAVRHTHSDASPKEYLEALESAFGSAESGDDLYFAFRLMQQQKGEKLSDFLRRLERSLAKVIQRGGLPASCMDRARLEQLLRGAIDSDLMLIQLRLRERKAVPPSFLQLLTEIRAEEEYETSRKKLSASSKRITGRLHPSIHRLAPRTDRTPSWLH, encoded by the exons ATGACCATCGTCCCAGAAGAAGTAGAGATCAGTGCAGTTGAAGCAACACTGGAAACTATCAAGTCTTTTGGACGAGTGCGTGTCCGTGGGAGAAACTTCAGTGCAAGACTAAACCAACGGATGGTTTTGTGTGAGAGTAAAGAGACTGTGAATGAAGAGAGTGTTCCTCCTGAGGTTAAACCAGATGATGGTGGAGAGGCGTGGCCTGTTATCATCATAGGAAAGGCTCAGGCAGCTGCCGAAGAGTTTAACAATAAACTGAAAGGGTTGCTGCAGGCTGAAGGTAAAACAATGGAGGACCTCCAATCATTATTCCCCAGTACACCCCCGCCCACTAACTCCACTGAATCTATCCTTCGCGCTGTTGGAGATTTGTTGGACAAGACAACTAAGCCAGCTGATGGAGGGAGTTATGGTCGACTACGCATGTTCTCGGGAGCCCTACCAACGCTGCCAGGTGAGGAACCATTTGACCATTGGCTAGAGCAGGCATGGCTCATGGTGGAGGAGACTGAATGCTCTGACAGAGAAAAAAGACGCAGAATTATTGGAAGTTTAAAGGGACATGCACTAGAAATTGTGAAAGCAGTgcgacacacacattctgacgCCAGCCCAAAAGAGTACCTGGAAGCTCTTGAAAGTGCTTTTGGAAGTGCTGAGTCCGGTGATGATCTCTACTTTGCTTTCAGATTAATGCAACAgcaaaaaggagagaaactgtCAGATTTCCTTCGACGCTTAGAGAGGTCTCTTGCCAAAGTGATTCAACGAGGTGGTCTTCCTGCGAGCTGCATGGACCGAGCCCGACTGGAGCAACTGCTAAGAGGTGCTATCGATTCAGACCTGATGCTGATCCAGCTGCGCTTGAGAGAAAGGAAGGCTGTACCCCCAAGCTTTCTACAGCTTTTGACTGAGATTCGTGCTGAGGAAGAGTATGAAACTTCTAGAAAGAAGCTCAGCGCCTCA TCAAAGAGGATTACAGGGAGGCTACACCCATCCATTCACCGCCTGGCCCCGAGAACCGACAGGACGCCGAGCTGGCTGCATTGA